From the genome of Cytophagales bacterium WSM2-2:
CATCATCTGAATTAAAACAGGTAAGGCTCACACCGTTCACGGTAATTGATCCCTTCTCTACGGTGACATTACCTTGTGAAGTGTCATAGTTAAAAGTAAAAAGCCAACTGCCATTCTGATCGCTTACGGACTTAACTTTCCCGGTCTGATCGACATGGCCTTGCACAATATGCCCGTCAAACCGACCATTGGCGAGCATGCAGCGTTCCAGGTTTACTTTGCTGCCTTCCCGGAGAGACCCCAGGTTTGACTTTTGCAACGTCTCATCAATTGCCACAACCCAATGGAATCCATCGCCTACCCACACCACAGTGAGGCAAACTCCATCGTGAGAAATACTCTGATCAACTTTGAGTTCGTTGCTGATCCTGGACGCTATTTTGAAATGCCTGTTGGTACCTTCCTGCTTTATCGCGACCACTTCTCCTACCGCTTCAATAATCCCTGTAAACATCTTTCTAATTTGCCTTGAATATGCGAGGAACTTTAAGAATAAAAAAGCCCCGCAAATGCGAGGCTGGAAAATGTTAAAATTCCATTTAGTTCATGGAAGGTCTAAATATGGTATTGTTAGGGATCTCGATACGAAATTGCGTTCCTTCGCCCAGTTTTGAGCTCACCGAGATTTTTCCGTTCAATTTATCAATCGTGCTTTTCACGATATAAAGACCAAGACCGGATCCCTTGCTGCCATGACTGGCACGGAAGAACATCTTGAAGATATTTTCAAGGAATTCCTCAGCGATACCGACACCATTATCAGTAAATTTAATTACGGTCTTGTCAGTCTCGTTCGTAATATCAATCTGCAGGAAGGACTCTTTCCCTTTGTCCTGGTAGCGCACCGCATTGGAAATAATATTATTGAAAATAATCAACAGTCGGCTGTGGTCAGAGTAGAACGGTTTGTCATCATGAATATTGATAATAGACCTGACCAATTCCGCATCCTGCATGTACTTAAGCGAATCGATCGACTCCTTCACCAATTCACGAAAGTTGATTTTAGACGGCATTACCTCCATCCTTGAATTGCGGGAATAATGGATGATATCCGTTATGAAATTATTGAGTTTGAGGATGCTGTTTTCTATTAACCCCAGGTAATGATCGAGTTTTTCCTTTTCGGGATCAATCTTGATCATGTTCACCAGTCCTTTGATAGACATCAACGGGGCTTTGAGATCGTGAGATGCGCTGTAGACAAATTGGTCAAGTTCCGAGTTGATCTTGGTAAGTTCCTCATTTTTGGCTTTCAGCAAATCTTCTGCTTCTCTCTGTTGAGTGATGTCACGAGAGTAGATTGTAAGGCCCGTCACTTTTGTATCTTCAACAATCGGGTACGTCTTTATTTCGAAAGTGCGAAGAGTATTTCCGATGGAATAGGTTTCAATATACTTTCCTGGTCTGCCTTTCAATCCGGCTTCATATCGCGCGCGCCAAACCTGGCCCATTTCAGGCATGTGTTCAGGTACAAACTCAAAGATGTTCTTCCCACGAACCAGCTTCACTCCAAATGCGAGTTTGTACAACTTGAAGAATTCTTTGTTGTAGTCAATCAATTCAAAATCGCTGCTGATGAGCCAGATGCTGTTCTCGATGGTATTCAGAATTGACCGAAGGTTTGCTTCGTTGCCAATGATCTTCTTCTGATATGCTTTACGAACGGAAACATCCCGGCTGAAAACAGAGACGAACTGGCGACCATCTGCAAAAGTTTCGGACTTGAAATGAAGCTCCCAAAAATACTGCTTGCCGTCAATTTCAAACTCATCTTCGACTTTCACTGGAGAGCCACTTAAAGCAGTGTGGAACCGGTCTCTCCACTGGCGTGTCAGGGCCGAGTTGACTTCACCCATCGACTGCAAAATGTAGGTGCCTTTCTTTAATTCTACACCGTAGGTCTCCAGAAATGTCCAATAGAACCCCGGGTTAATCGTCACGATCCTGAACTCATCGTCCAGGAGTAGAATGTTGGAGTCCGCGTCTTCAATAATCGAAGTAAACAAATCCTGCCACACACCTACCTCCGTCTGATCAAGCATCATCATACCTAAAACTTCCCACCGGCCAGAAGGACCGTCTTTATGGTTAATAACTGATTTTCAAAAAACTACAAAAACGTAAAGATAACTGCTTGGTTGTGAATGGCCTCCGTTTTTTTGCAATTTGTCCGGCATAGGACGTTTCAGCCGCGCAAAAGCAGTCAAGGGTAGATATAATTGATGAATTATATCTATCTGAAAATCAGATTACTTATAAAGCAATGGAATAACTAAGAAATAAACATGGACGCGCGCTTAAGCGTCTCTTCCGCACTCTGGCCATTCTGGATATTTAATCGAATGGTTTGTATCAGCTCACCAGATTTGTTTTTAGGATAACCGAACTTGACTGCAAACAGATCGCACAATTTCATCTCTTCGGGATGAACCTGGTTGTCAACGCTCATCATGTGTACCAGGTCATAGAACTGGTGAAACCGCTCGGTTTTATCTGCTGGTAGCTCAAATTTGACTCCTTGTGGATTTTCTTTAATCGACTTCAGTTGCGACTCTGAGATGTTATTCTTCTTTGCAATTTGTTTAAGCAGGTCATACTCAATCTGATCAAAATTGCCATCTACAGCAGCCATCTCTATCAGATTTTTCATATGACTTTTAGCCGAGGCTTTTCCTTTGTGGAAAAGGCTAAGTATTTCCTTAATGTCCATACAAGAGTTTGTTTTAGGAAATTGAATGTACTGCGCAAAAACGATAATTAAAAATGCGTATCGATTAAAAATTAAAATGGATATTTGACTTTGATGACTTACTTCAAAACAATTCTCATTGTATTTGTTTTTACAATGTTTCAAAATCAGCCAAAGTCGATTTTGTTTTTTGGCGACAGTCTTACCGCTGGTTATGGGCTTTCTTCTCCTGGCGAAGCTTTTCCTGCATTGGTCGAAAAAGAATTGAACAAACAGAGCAAAAGAGTCAAAGTGATTAATGCTGGTCTTAGTGGCGAAACTTCCGCTGGTGGCTTATCACGAATCGACTGGATACTGCGTCAGCCGATCGATATTTTTGTTCTTGAACTCGGAGCCAATGACGGGCTCCGCGGATTACCTGTTGATCAAACCAGGAAAAACCTGCAGGCAATCATCGATAAAGTAAAAGGAAAATATCCTGGTGTTAAGATTGTTATGGCAGGAATGATGGTGCCTCCGAATATGGGTAAAGCTTATTCAGATGAATTCAAAAAAGTCTACCCCGACCTGGCCGCTAAAAACCAGGCTCAGCTTATCCCCTTCCTCCTCGAAGGTGTTGGTGGTGACGAAAAACTAAATCAAGGCGATGGCATTCATCCCAACGTGGAAGGTCATAAGATCATTGCGAAGAACCTGGCCCGGATATTCGAGAAATTGATTTAAGACTCACTAAAATTCAATCCTGTAATTCAAAACAGGAATCACCCCCAGCTGAGTTGTATAATCTATTTTGCCAGCATTGAAGTTCAACCATTGATAATGAACATTATTCCTGTTGGTCGCATTTCGTAAATCAAACGACCATGTGTGAGATGCTCTCGCCCTGTTCTTTCTAAATCCGAAATGCAGATCGATACGAAAATAATCAGGAAGTCTTAACTCATAGCTCCGGTCGTAGTAATAGACTTCAGAGCTGGTAA
Proteins encoded in this window:
- the ribE gene encoding riboflavin synthase subunit alpha — its product is MFTGIIEAVGEVVAIKQEGTNRHFKIASRISNELKVDQSISHDGVCLTVVWVGDGFHWVVAIDETLQKSNLGSLREGSKVNLERCMLANGRFDGHIVQGHVDQTGKVKSVSDQNGSWLFTFNYDTSQGNVTVEKGSITVNGVSLTCFNSDDGEFTVAIIPYTFENTGFHDLKAGDTVNLEFDIIGKYVKKLLAK
- the tesA gene encoding arylesterase, coding for MTYFKTILIVFVFTMFQNQPKSILFFGDSLTAGYGLSSPGEAFPALVEKELNKQSKRVKVINAGLSGETSAGGLSRIDWILRQPIDIFVLELGANDGLRGLPVDQTRKNLQAIIDKVKGKYPGVKIVMAGMMVPPNMGKAYSDEFKKVYPDLAAKNQAQLIPFLLEGVGGDEKLNQGDGIHPNVEGHKIIAKNLARIFEKLI